TCCATTGGCTTTAGTATTGATTTGCTCATTCTGCACGACTATTGAAAAAGTCGGCACATGCTGATTTTGACAGCGGGGAAGTTGTGTTCCCCAATCATATTGCTAATTTTTAAACAGCCTCTTATAACTATCTCGATTTCCATAAGATGATGCTTCAGGATAGTGTAAGTGATTAAGGTCATACAACAAATAAGAGTTAGATAGGCAAGAGGATATACCTTTAGGCCAAGGAGAAGGGCAATATTGGAAATGGCACCGAGAAGAGCTATAGAAACAGCAGTAATAATATATTTGATTCGAGTCTTCTCGATCAATTTTCCTGTCAGTCGATACTTTCTGAGTAATAAATAAATTCCATAACCTATTACCGACCAGTGATTTATTCCTTCAAGAAAGAATACTGAACCAGCAGAGGGGAAATAGAATTTACCAAAATCATGATAGGTGACACCCTGAAACAAGTAGCCAGTCCAATTAGAGAATTGAAGAAAGAGGGCAATAAGATAGGATAAGAGGCATATTACCTTATTTATTCTTCTGAGGTCATTCGTAATAAAAATCATAAGGAAAAGAAAGGTTGGAGGCAAAAAGCTCACACTAAAGAATATATGAGCCCATATTACGGCTTCTTCCTGGCTTGAAGCAACAGAAAGCCCCCAGGAGCCAAAACTCCAGACAGCCAGGATCAGGGCTAAGAGAGAAAACACCCTGGTTACGGGTCGGCCTTTGCCTTGAATAAGAACGAAGATAGCCAGAGCCAGATTGACCAGCCCGGCCAAGAAAGTGGTAACATTGTAAAAGGTCATATTGCTAATCCTTAGTTCACGGTCAATAGCCTCCAAGTTACCCGTCTATGGACGGTGTGAACTGGGTGGACTATGTCGACAGTGTGCACTGTGTGGACTATGTCGACGGTGTAGACTGTGTGGACTATGTCGACAATGTGGACTGTGTGGACTATGTGGACAGTGGATTCTATCCTGATTGGCCCACACGACGAACCAGGCTCCTATTCATCACTTACTGGCTGTCTTAGAACTGATAGACACAGGTTGTCTGGAACCATAAGTGCCTTCTATGGCTTCAAGCTGCTTAGGCGGCTGTCTTAGAACTGATAGACACAGGTTGTCTGGAACCATAAGTGCCTTCTATGGCTTCAAACTGCTTAGGCGGCTGTCTTAGAACTGATAGACACAGGTTGTCTGGAACCCATAGGAGTCTCTCTCATAAAGCACACCATTTATCTCTCTATCTCCATCAGCACGGACATAGCCAAGGTTAAGCTGCCAATTATTCAGGTCTAAACCGGCCCCTAAGGTATAGAAATTTCTATCCACATCTACCAGATTAGTCAGACTTACGGCCTTATCCGGTACAGGTGATGGGTCAACAAAAAATCCTCCTCTGAGAGACCACCTATTATTTACTCTATACTCGAGGCCAACTCGAAAACGGTCGGTATCTTCCCAGTCTGAACGCTCATCCTTATCTTTAAGGAATGTCTGATCCGGCTGGTCAAAGTCTATGTCCTTCCTCTGTTTACTCCAATCTGTTCTTACCCAGTCTGTGGTTAGGGTAAGGGAAGGGATCGGCCTAAAGGCTAAACCAAGACCATAGGTAGCCGGATGTTTGAATTTCTGGGTATAATCACTACTCTCATCTGGAACTACATCTACTAAACTATGTCCCATCTTGGCCTTTCCATCAAAGGATAATTCACCCCCACTCCGATAGACTCCACCAAGGGCGAGATAAGGTCTGATCTTATACCATATCCCCAACACCCCTTCCAACCCTATCCCATCTCCGTCCATATCGAAGTTATAAGTGTAGAGAGGGGTTTTTTTCCTGGCGTGTCTTTCATACTTGCCTTGCAGAAGATTCAAACCGGCGCCCAAAGATAGATTAGACATAACCTCCCTTGATACAGAGAGGTTGTAAACTATCTCATACGTTTCTACCTGGTAAGAGGCGCTTATGGTATTCTCGGCCACGGCATCCTTCCATTCCGAAGAATAACCCAGGGGGACATAGACCGCTCCAGCCACCACCAGACCTTTAAATGGGGTATAGCCTCCCAGTCCGGGTAAATAGACGGTGACATCGATATCTTTTTCGTTAAAACTGAGGGGTTCGGTACGGTCACCAGTGGTTGGATGAGGGAATTGGAAGAATATGTCTCCTTGATCTGCATTCATTAGAGGCGGAAATGGATTCGCCAATGAATTCCCATCACTTCCACTTAGAGGCACATATTCAAAACTACTTCCTATGCCTCTCCCCTTAAGTTGAGCCAGCCCTGCCGGATTCCAATATACGGCGGTCCAATCCGAGGCTTCACCAATAAATGCCCCGGCCATTGATAGCGCCCGGGTCCCCAATCCCCCTCCTTCATACGCCGCGCCAAAGGCGGCCGAAATCTGACTCACCTCAAAAAGCAGAGTCACACCTAACATAAACAAGCCTTTCTTTAACATAGTTTATCCTCCTTTCTTTTTCCGGCCTTGTTCATCGTTTTGGCCATTCTAAGACGGTCCACCGTTCACGGTCAATAGCCGGCGAGTTACCGTCTATGGGGTGGACTATGTGGACGGTGTGGACTGGGTGGACGGTGTGGACTGAGTGGACGGTGGATTCTATCCCGATTGGCCCCAACGATGAACCAGGCCAATTTAGTGTCTTGGTGGCTAAGTAGTTACCATATTTTCTGGCCTTGATCATAGTTTGGGCAATTTGGTAGGGTGGGCACTTCCCACCGATTTCTGCGAGCGCCTTTGTTGATGGGCAATGCCCACCCTACTTCTACTCCTCCCGAGTTCGTGAATTGCCGAAACGATGATCATCGCCTATTTTCTTAACCAGACTCGGAAAGACTTCTTCCACCCCCGAGTCCATTGAGCTTGACTCTTTTTAAAGGCAAATATCCATACACCTCCCCTTGATATTTAATATAATCCTGCCCGAATTTCTCAATCAAGGCCTTTTCTTCTAAGGCCGTTCTATACAGCACAAAAGGGATAAATACCAATAAGGCGAAGATCAAAGAATAATAGGAATTTGGAATAAGGGTAAGACTAACTGCTTCAATGATAACACACACCGAAAGAGGATGTCTCAAGTATCTATAAGGCCCCTCTTTTATCAGCTTATGGTCTTCAAATATCTTAATATCGGCGGCCATATATCGGCCCAGGGCAGCCACCGCCTTTGTCCTGATAGGTATCACGCTTACATACGTAATCAGTCCGATAAGGCTCACTATAAGGTTTATCTCTT
The nucleotide sequence above comes from bacterium. Encoded proteins:
- a CDS encoding histidine kinase N-terminal 7TM domain-containing protein, producing the protein MTFYNVTTFLAGLVNLALAIFVLIQGKGRPVTRVFSLLALILAVWSFGSWGLSVASSQEEAVIWAHIFFSVSFLPPTFLFLMIFITNDLRRINKVICLLSYLIALFLQFSNWTGYLFQGVTYHDFGKFYFPSAGSVFFLEGINHWSVIGYGIYLLLRKYRLTGKLIEKTRIKYIITAVSIALLGAISNIALLLGLKVYPLAYLTLICCMTLITYTILKHHLMEIEIVIRGCLKISNMIGEHNFPAVKISMCRLFQ
- a CDS encoding outer membrane protein transport protein, whose protein sequence is MLKKGLFMLGVTLLFEVSQISAAFGAAYEGGGLGTRALSMAGAFIGEASDWTAVYWNPAGLAQLKGRGIGSSFEYVPLSGSDGNSLANPFPPLMNADQGDIFFQFPHPTTGDRTEPLSFNEKDIDVTVYLPGLGGYTPFKGLVVAGAVYVPLGYSSEWKDAVAENTISASYQVETYEIVYNLSVSREVMSNLSLGAGLNLLQGKYERHARKKTPLYTYNFDMDGDGIGLEGVLGIWYKIRPYLALGGVYRSGGELSFDGKAKMGHSLVDVVPDESSDYTQKFKHPATYGLGLAFRPIPSLTLTTDWVRTDWSKQRKDIDFDQPDQTFLKDKDERSDWEDTDRFRVGLEYRVNNRWSLRGGFFVDPSPVPDKAVSLTNLVDVDRNFYTLGAGLDLNNWQLNLGYVRADGDREINGVLYERDSYGFQTTCVYQF
- a CDS encoding isoprenylcysteine carboxylmethyltransferase family protein, yielding MNFTYFYVVFLLLSTAYRIKRLIKSYEVEEREAKVYSPMSYPILLLLYLLITIGSILEYFYFRYIIFVREEINLIVSLIGLITYVSVIPIRTKAVAALGRYMAADIKIFEDHKLIKEGPYRYLRHPLSVCVIIEAVSLTLIPNSYYSLIFALLVFIPFVLYRTALEEKALIEKFGQDYIKYQGEVYGYLPLKRVKLNGLGGGRSLSESG